A single Vulcanisaeta distributa DSM 14429 DNA region contains:
- a CDS encoding ABC transporter permease, with translation MGLARTLAVRAMTLVVLLFIVLFVISFALAGPASKILKDEIMMETKSIIMNLMLHGHYNSTQIQQLQQQIMTELENAYGLNKPPAIRTLYIMYNMIVFNWGYSYFPSEYGNIGGGKVVDIILSALPGTILLDTFGILLSAFIGIEIGLRSALKYGSKSDRAVMYYAALANGIPQWWLGIVMLLIFSFYLAQIHSPIYFPTGGIISPKYYELWLTDPAKVFTIPQAVLDLLWHFALPLITVLIINIGGWAYFARTVVLNISQEDFVTFAKIKGLPESHVVNRYILRPAAPSILTSIFITIPFIIFGGFLVTEMVFHWWGLGYVYNIAIVGSPTPDLPVVVALTYASTLLYIVIIFIMEIVYIMLDPRIRE, from the coding sequence ATGGGTCTTGCGAGGACGCTTGCCGTTAGGGCCATGACATTGGTTGTCTTGTTATTCATAGTACTCTTTGTAATATCCTTCGCACTAGCCGGGCCTGCGTCTAAAATACTTAAGGATGAAATAATGATGGAGACGAAGTCGATAATAATGAACCTAATGTTGCACGGTCACTATAACTCAACGCAGATACAGCAATTGCAGCAGCAAATCATGACCGAGTTGGAGAATGCCTATGGACTTAATAAACCACCTGCAATTAGGACCCTTTATATTATGTATAACATGATTGTCTTTAACTGGGGCTATTCATACTTCCCAAGTGAGTATGGTAATATTGGTGGTGGTAAGGTCGTAGATATAATATTATCAGCACTTCCCGGAACAATACTTCTTGACACCTTTGGCATATTACTAAGCGCTTTCATTGGAATTGAGATAGGGCTTAGGTCCGCCCTTAAGTACGGCTCTAAATCCGATAGAGCCGTTATGTATTATGCGGCATTGGCTAATGGCATACCACAGTGGTGGCTCGGTATTGTAATGCTACTCATATTCTCATTTTACCTGGCACAGATACACTCACCAATTTACTTCCCAACGGGTGGTATAATAAGCCCTAAGTACTATGAGTTATGGTTAACAGACCCTGCTAAGGTATTTACAATACCGCAGGCAGTCCTTGACCTACTATGGCACTTCGCATTACCTTTAATAACGGTATTAATAATTAATATTGGCGGTTGGGCATACTTCGCGAGGACTGTTGTACTTAATATTTCTCAAGAGGATTTCGTGACCTTCGCAAAGATTAAGGGATTGCCTGAGAGCCACGTGGTTAATAGATACATACTTAGACCCGCTGCCCCATCGATATTAACGAGCATATTCATAACAATACCATTCATAATATTCGGCGGCTTCCTAGTCACGGAGATGGTATTCCATTGGTGGGGGCTAGGTTATGTATACAATATTGCTATTGTTGGATCCCCAACGCCTGATTTACCTGTCGTTGTTGCGCTAACATATGCATCAACACTGCTTTACATCGTGATTATATTTATAATGGAGATCGTATATATAATGCTCGATCCGAGAATTAGGGAGTGA